The following DNA comes from Bacteroidia bacterium.
TTGATGAGTTTATATAGCTTGCAGTGAGCGTACCTCCGGCACTTGGCGCAGATGAAAATTCAACCGTAACGAATTTTTTGTTATTATTTGATTCCAAAGGAAAAAGACCTGAACTGCTTCCTGAATTGGTGCCATCAAACCAACGAACAAATGTACCTTTGATTGAACCACTGGTATAACTTAGACTTCCTTTATTCGCAGTGGACGTTCCTAAGCATAGTTTGAATGTGTCTGTAATAATTACACCTTGATTTAGTTTGAGTGTTCCTGATATGGTCAAATCATCTTCCAAATACAATAATGAATCAATATCTATTTCCAATGTTTTACAAACGGTTGGGATTGAGCCTGTACGTTGTGATTGGGCTGCATTGAAAATCAAATACTGTTCAAATGGAGTTTCAAAATTTACATTTCCAAAAATATCAACGCCATTCTTATGATTCGTCTGTAAAACCGCTTGAGAATGTATAAAAACAACACTACTGAGTTTAGTTAGCACTGTAGCGTCTCCATTGTAAATTAACTTGGCATTATTTTCCACAACAAGATTGCGGTTTGCAGCATCGAAAACAGTGATATTGCATTGTGAAAAACTAAGTGTGCCACCGCTTTGGACTAATATCCTGTCCAAATCGGCTGCATGTTCGATTTGTACATGATGCCCACTTTGGATAATAACGGAATCAAGAAAATGAGAAGGAAGTAACGTAGCGTTTACCCAATTAATACTACTTGTCGGAGAAAATTCCCATATTGCGGTATCGTGCCAAGATCCACTTTTCTTAGTTCTAAAAATAAGAGCTTCATTTTTAAGCGTAAGATGAACATTATCAATTGCAATCGCTTGGGCATTTGTTGTTCCGCCAACACCTTGATAAACCCATTTTAGATAATAATCAGTGCCATTGGCTATTGAAAGACCCGAAATCACAACGTGTTTTGTAAAAGTTAGAGGAGGATTCACCGCAGTATTTCCGGCATCGGCAATAAAATATTGATCTCCTTGTGTAGCAGCGTTGCTTATAGATAATGGATTGTCGCCATGGAACAAGGAAAGCGACCAATCGCGTGTACCTTCACGGTATTTCTCATAATCAAACCATAAATCTAAAATATCAACAGTAGCGCCTGTATTATTAGTAAATGAGCAAATCAACTCATAAGCAGACGGGCTACTTATATTGGATGAAGTAATAAATCCTAAAGCTCTGTCTGTTGCTGTAGAATTGACTCCATGACCACAATTATATACGCCAAAAGAACTAATAGCACTAAAGGCATTTAATCCGGTTGTTCCGGCAAATTCTGTTGTCTGAGAAAAATTTCCTTTAGAAGATTGAACTTCAAAACCTAGAGGTAGATTAGCTGTTTTTGAAGTTCCTAAAGAGTCAAATTTTTCTTCATAAATTGTATTCAATTTAGAAAATACAATTTGAGCAAAAGAAATTTGTATAGAACTCCAAAAGAACACACCCGATAGCAGTAAGCATTTTTTATGCATAATGAACTACAATTTTGGATTCATACAAATTACAGTAAATAGACATACATAAGCAAACTTTAAATAATACTTTTAGAGCATATAATTAATATTATGTTAAGTATAAGAAAAACAGAAATAGATATATATTGAATTTTGCACCCTACTTTTGCAAGCATGTTTGATGTTGGAAATTATAATGAACTTGTTGCAGATGAGTTTACTACGCATGGTTTGTTTTTTGTGAATGAAAACGTTCAAGATAAAAGAATACTTCTTCCCGGTGTAGAATTATCTCAAAGAGAAATTCAAATTGGAGAAAAACTTAATCTCTTTGTTTATTTGGATTCAGAAAATCGTCCAACAGTTACACTTAAAAAACCACATCTCACTCTTTTTACATTTGGATATTTATATATCAAGGATTTAAATCAATTAGGTGCATTTGCTGATTGTGGACTTCCTAAGGATTTATTTATTCCATACAGAGAATTAAGTGAATCCGTTGCTCAGGGAAACTACGCGATTGTATTCATGTATTTTGACACTGAAACCAAAAGATTAGTTGGAACTACAAGAGTAAACGCTGTGCTCAGCAATGAAAAAATTGACTTAACTGTTGGTCAAGAAGTTGATGCAATGGTTTGGAAAAGAACTGATTTAGGATATAAACTCATTTTGAATGACTTATACGAAGGTTTGGTATTTCATTCAGACATCTTTAAGGATATTCAAATAGGACAAAAACTAAAAGCATATATCAAGCAAATTAGACCTGACAACAAGATTGATGTATCCTTTCAAAAGATTGGAGAAGATCAAATCAAAGAGGATGCATACTTTATTTATGGAGAACTTTTAAAAAATGAAGGAAAACTACCCTATTCAGACAAGTCCGATCCTGATGCAATTAAAGAAAGATTCGCGCTTAGTAAAAAAGCGTTTAAGAGAGCCATTGGAAGTCTTTACAGAGACAAAAAGATTCAGATAGAAGAAGATTCCATTCTATTGGTTAAAAAAAACTAAAGGATCCAAAGTAAATGAAGTAAAAGGGGCTAAATTGCTTTTAAGCCCTGCTCCTACACCACAAATAGTCATTCCTTGATTAACTTTTCAAATTGCAAATTATCTCCTTCTTGGATATAAAGAACGTAAATACCGCTTGCAAGTGAACTCATGTCAATTAAATTTCCGGTTATCACCTCACCGTGCATTATCTCACGCCCTTCTATTGTTCTAATCGAATAGAAAGTATTAAGGCTTTGTTGATGAATATTTCTAATCTCAAAGAAACCTTGATTAGGATTAGGCAATACAACAAACCTATTGTGTATATTTTCCTTGCAGGAAGGATTTTTTACTTGCAGCGCCCATTGTGAGTATTCACCAATTAAAGGTCTAATCATAGGAGCACCTTTTATACTTATATCTACATTTTGCCACACTCCTGTCAGGTTATACAAGATATTAGAATTTCTTTGCTCCTTTCCTTCTAATCTGTAGTTATTGTCATATCCTACGTTCAAGTTAAAAATGGCGATTTGAGACCACCCTACATAATAATCACCTTTAGGCAGTACAATGGTTGTATCAAAAACATAATAATGAAACCCATTAATGGAGTCAGTATAAGCCGGTGCTAATACAGAATACTCATAAATAGGTTCATCAATGACACTGCCGTTGCTTAAATTCTTCCAAACACATAACTTGAATTGTCGCGCACTCACATCTTCTTTAGATTGATTGAAAAATATTGCTAATCCTGCAAGAGTGTCAGCTTTTGTCAAATTGTATTTTACAGCAAATGTTCCCCTACCGGCCGGCAGTCCTTCATAATTTAACCCAATACCTCCTTCTGCGGTGCCATCATCATAAGCATAATAATTCTTGAAGTCCTGGTATTGGATGTATTCATCGTTATTTCCAAGTGAATTATAACCGGACGGGGTGTTATTACCTGCCTGTGGGTTAATTTTAAATACATTTTTTATATGGACATATTCATTTTGTTGCAAATTGCCAAAACCAAATATATTGAATGACTCAGAGGTGTCTGATGTGGCAAAAATATTTCTGCTGCTAACCGAAAAAGGATATAGTGCGAGTTGATTACTTTTGTGATAGGCTTCAAACTGAAATTGTGTGTTGATTATGTCCACATCATTATTGCGAATCCCAATTGAAAACTTGTCGGTTTTTTGGTTTGAAGAATCAGCTACAAAATGCGTATAAGGCATTGCATGATAGTTTTTTAATAAAGACCATGCTCCTTTGTTTATTGCCACATCCCTGATTAACGTATCATTCGCATTGCGATTTCTATTCATTCTGACATAATCAATATGCAGTTGATTAAGATTGCCCAAGGCTGACGTGTAATACAGTAATCTAAATTGAAAGGCTTCCCAAAGATAGTTTGAGTCTAAGACTCCAACTAACACTTGCTTAAAAGGGTTCATGCCAATTTGTGAAGTATTCCATACGCTGCGCCAGTTATTATTTTTTAGACGGAACTGCAGGACAAGTGAATCTTGCGTTTCAGGTCGGTCTCCTACCCCCCCTCCTTGATAGAAAAAACTTAAGTAAATGGAATCCGTCAAAGTATAGTTAAACTCATTAGGTCCAACAAAGTAAGTTTTCAAATTAATAGGTTTAGAAGTCAGTGTATCCCATGCTTGAAAAAGGTTTGCGTTTAGTTGACCCGAATACGGGTTTCCTTGTTTGTCAAGATTGTCAAATGTTGCAACACCATAAGACGGAGGGGAAATTGGAAAATTATTATTTACAAAAACAAAACTATCCATCCACAAACGCATATCAGGGTAAATAACACTTGAAGTAAAATCATCGAAAAAAGGCAATGTAAGCGTGTCACCGGCATCGCGTCTTTCTATATGCAGATTTGTTGGTACAGCCATTTGAGGGTAAATAGCACCCTGAATTGCAGCTTTTAAAGTTTGGTTATTATTCAGCGGAGAGATGAGAACTCCGGGTTTGTTTTGGGCTTGTATTAAAGAGCCGATTATAAGTAAATTGAACAAACTGAAATATCGCATAAATTGTAAACGCATCCTCTGTCTTAATTGTTGTCCGGTAAAATTGTAGAGCTATCATCGGGTAGAATCAGATTGCCGTTTTCGTCAAAAACATCATTTGCTTCAGGTTTGATACTCACAATGAGGTCAATGGCGGTACCTTTATATACCATAGTATTAGGTCTGATAGTGTCTCCGTGATAGAGTTGAGCTAAAACAAGATTGTCTCCAAATATAGTTTTCTTTGTTTCAATATTCCCCACCCTTAATCCGGCATTCTTTAATAAAATCTTGGCTAAATTTAATGATTTATTAGTCAGTCTTGGCACTTGTACTTTAGGTCTATCAAGCGAATTTACAATCAGATAAATCTTTCTACCTTTCTTAACAAAACTGCCTGCTGCAGGGTCTTGCTCTACAATATCCATCTTTTTCATCGAATCTCTATAAACAGAGTCAATGATTTCATACCTGAATTTACCATCTTCTAACATCTCAATTGCCTTATCCATCCTCACTCCAATAAGATTAGGGACTTCAATAGCTTCCCCATGTCGGGTAAAGCTATGCATCCATGTATTAATGCCCCATATTACAATAACAAATGCAATAAAAGCAGCTAATATATTCAGTGCTACAATTAAATAATTTCTTCGCTTTGGCGGTTGATTCTCAAATAGTTTTTTCATTAGCTCTATATGCTTTTCTTGCCTTGCCAAATTTAAGAATACTGTCAATAAATTCAAATGGCTTTAGATTTTCAATTGCAGCCTGATGATAAATACAGGTGGCAGGAGTCATACCGGGTAGAGAATTAACCTCAATCACAATCACTTCAGCCTTTGGACCATCAAAAATTCTGACAAAAGCATCAATGCGGCAGTACCCTTCTATGTTTAGCAACTTAGCAACACTTAACAGTTGTGCTCTTACTTGTTTTGAAATTTCGGTTTGTTCGGATTTATCTGACGCATATCTGGCAGGTGTGATATTTTGTCCTTGACCGGCTAAAAACTTCTCCTCTAAAGAAAGTATTTCTCCTTCTGCTAAGGCTTCACTCGGTTCAAAAACCAAATATTCCACTGTACCTTCCGGTGTAAAGTGAGTAAGTAATCCTCCGGTAATTTCTAAAAAGTGCTTTGCCCCTGCCCTGTCAATAAATGTTTCTACTAAAAAAGAATCTTTCTTTGGAAATTCATCACATTCTCTCACACCTAAAGCCTTTCGTGCATCCAAAAACTCAGAATCATTTTGTCTAAAAATCAAATTTGCATAGTGTCTGATTGACTCCTCATTTTTAATTTTAATTACAGCTGCACTACAACCATCGTCATGCGGTTTAAGAATCAGCGGAAAGCCCATCTTTTGTTCAATTTCAGAAATTATATGATTGGGGTTTGAAATCCAGTCTTGTTTATAAATCATTTTTTGAGCAGTAACCGGGAACCCTGAATCCTTGAGCAATTGAATGGTTGCATATTTATCAATAGTTGTTGCAGAACTATTGTATCCTGAACCATTATAATAGATTCCCAATCTGTCAAATTCTTTTTGAATTGTTCCATCTTCACCCGGACGACCATGTAACGCAATAAAAGCACCATCAAACAATCTCGGCAACTCATCAAGCGGTATTTCTTCCGGTTCAAAAATAATTTGTCCTTTCACGTATTTCTTTGTAATGATATCAAAGTCATGGCGAATGTTCTTTAGTACTTGGTTTTCCTTAAAATTCATCACCTTATCTCTAATGTCATCTGCATTATCTTTTAACAACATGCTAATCGGCAATTTGAAAAACCTCATACGATTGTTTGTATAATCAAGGAATAAAGGTATTGCATTGTATTTTCCGGATGAATTTATTTTTTCAAACACATTGCGCCCACTCTCCACTGAAATGTGTCTTTCAAAAGAATTTCCACCCAGAATCACGGCTAAATTCTCATTCTCCCCTTGTCTGCTTTTCATGCTTTCAATTGAATCATTCAGTATTGAGAGCAACTTTTCAATTTCAAAACTCACTCCTCTTGTTCTCATTCGTTCGGCTAGCGAAGTCCTGATGATGTAGGTTAGAAATTCAGAAGGACTCAATCCAATTTCTGCTGCTTGATGAAAGAAAAATGAAGAAGGCATCATGCCTGAAGTAGTATTGGGGTCATTTAGAAAGATTGCATGATTACTTGTTAAAAAACCATCAATTCTTGCATAAACCCTGAATTCAAAAAACTTCATTAACTCTTCACAGCTTGAGCGTATTGCATTTACAATTAGCTCGTCTACATTCATTGGTGTAACTTTTCTTGAAAGTCCCGGTAGATATTTAGAACGATAATCAAAGAAATCTTGTCTTTTAACAATCTCTGTAGGCGGTAGTGCAAGGACACTTCCATCCTCTTGTCTTAATACAATACAGCTAAATTCCCGTCCTTGAATATAAGGTTCAAACAGTACTTCGGTATCATGTTCAAACGCGATTAATTCAATGAAAGCCTGCTTGTCAGCCAATGCAGAGAGTGAGTCAATTAATGTTTGTGGATTCCTAACAATTTTATTTCCGACAATAACCGGCAACCCTAATCCTGAACGTAAGTCTATCAATTCTCGAACAAAGTCTATCTGTTGTTCATTTGAAAGTGAATTCCAATAAGTGGAGTCAATGCGTTCACAAAATAATGAGTGATTTACTTTCTTCTCAAAGTCATCAAAGTCATCTTCTTTTATAAAAGAGACCCCAATGCTTGAACCTTGGTTAGCAGATTTAACCACAATTGGTAGTCCAATCTCTTTTTTAATGCTTTCAAAAAATGCCTTTCTATCAAACTTTTCGTAAAACCAATGTTCTTTATCAATAGATTGGCATTGTAACATATTAAACCCCTTTCCGGTGGGAGCAAGTTGCTTTTGCAATCTCTTGTTCATCCCAAGTGAAGTTCCAAACACACCACTTCCCGAATAAGGAATATCATACCATTCCAACAACCCTTGTATCGAGCCATCTTCGCCATAACTACCATGTAAAGCCAAAAAAGCAAAATCAAATTCATTGGCAAAATCTTGCGGTTGAATGATTCTACCAACCGAAGCCGCCATGGCTTCTTTCTCTGTTGAATTTAGTTCCAGACTCTCTGCATAAATCTGAACTTTAGGAGGTAACACAGGCAAGAAAGCTGAAGGAGGATAAAAATCTCTGATTGTGCCTTTGTAAACATAGTGCCAATCCAACACAATGAATTGATTAAAACTATCCACAAAAATTGGTATAGCTTCAAATATAGTTTTGTCTAAATTGTCATAAACAGTGCGACCGCCTGCAAAAGATACTTCTCTTTCGCGCGACCTGCCTCCAAAAAAGATTCCTACTCTAATCTTGTCCATTCAGGCAACAAATATAAAGTTCCAAATTGCACAAGATATTTTGTTTTTCCACTAAGGTGTTTGCAAATACTGACAATGAGATAATCCATACTTCAATTTAATGGGAGGTCAATGTTTATTAGGAAACGCAAAACACTATTCCTTCACTTTGTTTACATTACTTGGAGAATGAATTAAAATAGTTCATTTTCAAAAGCACGTAATATGTTATTTCAACTCTCAATCTCATTATCTTACTTGTCAAGCAGCCCTCTAATTCTTAATAGAGAGAGAACTCTGCCTTTTTAATTTTATTCAACTAGGTATCTATTGAACATTTATATTACTCCTTTTACAATGATATCATAGTCAAACCCTGCCCTCTTTAGTGACCTTTTAGCTGATTCTAAGGCAAAAGGAGCCGGGTTAAATTTAACAACGGGAACAGGAGGAGTTTGTCTTAAGTTGTTCAAGAGTTCTTCTGTCTTCGCTTCTGTTAAATTTTCGCAAATCTCATACATCCCTCCTGCATCTTCTTCTAATCGGTCATGCGCTTCAAGCACAAAACGAATCACTCTTATCAATTCCTTTGTAGGCGGAGGCACCATTAAAGCAGTGATGGCACCATGATCCAATCTTAATTTTGCTTGCAATGCTAATGCTACTCCCCCATTGGCTTCTTGTGCTGCCGGAAACAATACTTTTTCTTCCATTTTTATATGAGTTAACAAACGTGTTCTGAATTCATTATAAGGTTGCATCTTGATTGCATCACTTGCGGAGTCTGCACTGTCTAATAATGATTCAATTTCTCTGTGGTCGTTAGTAAAAAAGTGAAAAAGAGCCTTGTTCATCTTACATGCAAAGGTATGGCTATACGGTAGATTTACTTTGGGTTAGCATTTTTTTCTTTTTCAAGTTTATTCAGAAACTTGTGATAAATAGCTGCATTGCGATTGTGTGCATCAAGCGAAACAGCAAAAACATGGTAGCCTGAAAAATCAGGTCTGGCACAGAAATACATAAAATTATGTTTTGTGTAATTTAATACTGCTTCTTGAGATTGTACCGAAGGAATACAAATAGGACTCGGTGGCAATCCATCAATAAAATATGTATTAAAAGGATGTTCTATTTTGGTGTCTGAATTGTAAATGCGTGTCATTGACATGCTGTCAAGTGCAAACTTAACAGTAGGATCTGCTTGTAATTTCCATCCATTTTTCAAACGATTCAAATAAACTCCGGCTATCATGGGCATCTCATCAACTTGATTTGTCTCTTTGTCAATGATTGAGGCTAATACGGCTACTTGTAAGGGACTCAGACCAAGAGAGTCTGCTTTTGCTTTTTTAGTAGAATCCCAAAATTTTAAATACTCTTGGTGTAATTTAGTTAGCACCTCGTCAGCGGTTGTGTACCAATACATATTGTATGTGTTGGGAATAAACATAGCGGCTACCGACATTGAATCAAATCCGAAGTTTGATAAATACTTGTTGTCATTCAACAAGGCTTGAATCTCATCTTCAGCGGGTTCTATTTTATCACTTAATACTTTTGCTATTTTCCTCACGTCTTGTGATCCTCTAATAACCACATCCACAGTGTAAGTGCCACCCTTCCTAAACAATATCGCCAATTCGCGATTGTTCATACCGGGCTTTATTTCAAATTTACCCGGACGCAAATTCTTCTCTACATTCATTCTTTGAGCAAGCAACATGAACACTTGAGGATATTCCAAACCGGCACCATCTGACAAACGTTCTGCTATACTTTGTAAATTATCTTGCCTGTTTACAACAAATTGTATTGGTTCTGAAATGTTGATTGCCGGTGAAAAAATCAAGTGCCATACCAAAGCGGCAATACCGCCTGCAAGCAAAGTTAAACTAACAATAACCCAAAGGAGAATTTTCAGTATTTTCATTTCTTTAAGTGAGTTAGCAAAAGTAAGAATACAACGTGAGCAAAGACACAAAATAAATTAGTTTTGTGCCATGAATAAAGCATTAAAAATTGCACTTGTGGGTTATGGAAAGATGGGTAAAGAAATAGAAAAAATCATTGTAGAGCGTGGACATACAGTAGCTGCCATTATTAATTCTAAAAACAATATTAATGATTTGTTGAAAGTGCAATGCGATGCAGTGATTGAGTTTACACAACCTGATGTGGCAAAAACAAACATTGAATTTTGTGTGCAACATCAAATTCCTATTGTGGTGGGCACAACAGGCTGGTATCAAGATTTTGAAAGAATTAAGCAACTAACGGTACAACATAATGCAGCTTTGTTTACCGCAACTAACTACAGTATTGGAGTAAATATTTTTTTTCATATCAATACTCGTTTAGCCAAAATCATGAACCGATATAAAGAATATCAAGTCACAATAGAAGAAATACACCACAAACAAAAGAAAGATGCTCCAAGTGGTACAGCAATTACAACAGCAGAGCAAATTTTATCTCAGCTTGATTCACACAAAAAATGGATTAGTATTGAAGAAGGGAATTATCATGACGTGAGCAAAGACGAATTGCCCATATACTCATTCAGAGAAGACAATGTCCCGGGTTTTCATAAGGTAAAATGGGAAAGCGATATTGATGAAATAGAGTTGTCTCACAATGCGCACAACCGAAGGGGGTTTGCATTAGGCTCTGTGCTTGCAGCAGAGTGGCTTGTGGACAAACAAGGTGTATTTGACATGAATGACATGTTAGGGTTTGACTAAAAAAGTTACTTTTGCAAAGCAATTTAAGAAAATGAAAAAGATACTTCTATTTACAGCCTTATTCAGCTTTACGCTTGTAGGATATTCACAAGCGAATCCCATTTTAAAGTCCAAAAAAGGAACTTACATTTTGCCACAAACCGGAGATTGGGGAATTGGAGCGAGTGTCAATCCGTTTTTTTCCTATTTAGGAAACATGTTTACATCCAACAATGTGGTACCGGGTTTAGATTTTCAAAATATCAATTTTAAATATTTTAAAGATGAAAAGAATGTTAGAAGAGCCGGAATCACCATTCAAAGCCACTTTCATACAGAGAAAATACAAGTTAACAATTTAGACCCTGATGCAGAACCTGGTTCAACTGTTTATGATAAAATCTCTCAATCAGAATTAAATATCAATCTTACTTATGGACTTGAGAAAAGACGCGGTTCAGGCAGATTGCAAGGTGTTTATGGCATTGAAGGACTTGTGGGATATGGAACAGGAAGCAAAACAAGAACAAAATACGGAAACAGCATGGAGTTTTACGCTAACGCAATTGGACCTAACCGTCCTACCTTAAACTCTTCTACTCCTTCTGCATTAACATTGGGCGCACAAGCATTTTTGGGATTTGAATACTTTTTTGCACCTAAAATTTCTGTTGGCGGGGAGGTTTATTTAAATGCAAGTTACACATTCGGAGGTAAAGCAATCAACAAATCAGAGGTTTGGGATTCAAATGAAGGCAAGTCTAACATTGTGATGTCAAGCCTCAATAACAGAACAGGTGACTTTAACTTTGGTATCAGAAACTGGAGTAACCTCAGGTTCATGTTTTATTTTTAATAATTAACACAAAATGAAAAAGCTATTTTTTACCGGGCTGATTTTATTAATTGGCGGGGTTCTACACGCCCAACAAGAATTCTCAATTTACTATGCTGACCCTAATGCTGCCGAGAGAGAGCACTACGCAGACATTACCAATATGAAGGTTGAAGTCAGTTTTGATGTCAACCATAAAGACGGAGGCATGGTAATTGGAAAAGTTACCCATAGTTTTAAACCATTAATCCCTGCGGTGGATTCAATGTTTTTTGATGGTCCCGGTATTGTAATCAAGCAAGCTAAGTTGGAT
Coding sequences within:
- a CDS encoding hemerythrin domain-containing protein, which produces MNKALFHFFTNDHREIESLLDSADSASDAIKMQPYNEFRTRLLTHIKMEEKVLFPAAQEANGGVALALQAKLRLDHGAITALMVPPPTKELIRVIRFVLEAHDRLEEDAGGMYEICENLTEAKTEELLNNLRQTPPVPVVKFNPAPFALESAKRSLKRAGFDYDIIVKGVI
- a CDS encoding D-alanine--D-alanine ligase, which encodes MDKIRVGIFFGGRSREREVSFAGGRTVYDNLDKTIFEAIPIFVDSFNQFIVLDWHYVYKGTIRDFYPPSAFLPVLPPKVQIYAESLELNSTEKEAMAASVGRIIQPQDFANEFDFAFLALHGSYGEDGSIQGLLEWYDIPYSGSGVFGTSLGMNKRLQKQLAPTGKGFNMLQCQSIDKEHWFYEKFDRKAFFESIKKEIGLPIVVKSANQGSSIGVSFIKEDDFDDFEKKVNHSLFCERIDSTYWNSLSNEQQIDFVRELIDLRSGLGLPVIVGNKIVRNPQTLIDSLSALADKQAFIELIAFEHDTEVLFEPYIQGREFSCIVLRQEDGSVLALPPTEIVKRQDFFDYRSKYLPGLSRKVTPMNVDELIVNAIRSSCEELMKFFEFRVYARIDGFLTSNHAIFLNDPNTTSGMMPSSFFFHQAAEIGLSPSEFLTYIIRTSLAERMRTRGVSFEIEKLLSILNDSIESMKSRQGENENLAVILGGNSFERHISVESGRNVFEKINSSGKYNAIPLFLDYTNNRMRFFKLPISMLLKDNADDIRDKVMNFKENQVLKNIRHDFDIITKKYVKGQIIFEPEEIPLDELPRLFDGAFIALHGRPGEDGTIQKEFDRLGIYYNGSGYNSSATTIDKYATIQLLKDSGFPVTAQKMIYKQDWISNPNHIISEIEQKMGFPLILKPHDDGCSAAVIKIKNEESIRHYANLIFRQNDSEFLDARKALGVRECDEFPKKDSFLVETFIDRAGAKHFLEITGGLLTHFTPEGTVEYLVFEPSEALAEGEILSLEEKFLAGQGQNITPARYASDKSEQTEISKQVRAQLLSVAKLLNIEGYCRIDAFVRIFDGPKAEVIVIEVNSLPGMTPATCIYHQAAIENLKPFEFIDSILKFGKARKAYRANEKTI
- a CDS encoding S1-like domain-containing RNA-binding protein, producing MFDVGNYNELVADEFTTHGLFFVNENVQDKRILLPGVELSQREIQIGEKLNLFVYLDSENRPTVTLKKPHLTLFTFGYLYIKDLNQLGAFADCGLPKDLFIPYRELSESVAQGNYAIVFMYFDTETKRLVGTTRVNAVLSNEKIDLTVGQEVDAMVWKRTDLGYKLILNDLYEGLVFHSDIFKDIQIGQKLKAYIKQIRPDNKIDVSFQKIGEDQIKEDAYFIYGELLKNEGKLPYSDKSDPDAIKERFALSKKAFKRAIGSLYRDKKIQIEEDSILLVKKN
- the mltG gene encoding endolytic transglycosylase MltG, encoding MKILKILLWVIVSLTLLAGGIAALVWHLIFSPAINISEPIQFVVNRQDNLQSIAERLSDGAGLEYPQVFMLLAQRMNVEKNLRPGKFEIKPGMNNRELAILFRKGGTYTVDVVIRGSQDVRKIAKVLSDKIEPAEDEIQALLNDNKYLSNFGFDSMSVAAMFIPNTYNMYWYTTADEVLTKLHQEYLKFWDSTKKAKADSLGLSPLQVAVLASIIDKETNQVDEMPMIAGVYLNRLKNGWKLQADPTVKFALDSMSMTRIYNSDTKIEHPFNTYFIDGLPPSPICIPSVQSQEAVLNYTKHNFMYFCARPDFSGYHVFAVSLDAHNRNAAIYHKFLNKLEKEKNANPK
- the dapB gene encoding 4-hydroxy-tetrahydrodipicolinate reductase, giving the protein MNKALKIALVGYGKMGKEIEKIIVERGHTVAAIINSKNNINDLLKVQCDAVIEFTQPDVAKTNIEFCVQHQIPIVVGTTGWYQDFERIKQLTVQHNAALFTATNYSIGVNIFFHINTRLAKIMNRYKEYQVTIEEIHHKQKKDAPSGTAITTAEQILSQLDSHKKWISIEEGNYHDVSKDELPIYSFREDNVPGFHKVKWESDIDEIELSHNAHNRRGFALGSVLAAEWLVDKQGVFDMNDMLGFD
- a CDS encoding PASTA domain-containing protein, producing MKKLFENQPPKRRNYLIVALNILAAFIAFVIVIWGINTWMHSFTRHGEAIEVPNLIGVRMDKAIEMLEDGKFRYEIIDSVYRDSMKKMDIVEQDPAAGSFVKKGRKIYLIVNSLDRPKVQVPRLTNKSLNLAKILLKNAGLRVGNIETKKTIFGDNLVLAQLYHGDTIRPNTMVYKGTAIDLIVSIKPEANDVFDENGNLILPDDSSTILPDNN
- a CDS encoding T9SS type A sorting domain-containing protein is translated as MRLQFMRYFSLFNLLIIGSLIQAQNKPGVLISPLNNNQTLKAAIQGAIYPQMAVPTNLHIERRDAGDTLTLPFFDDFTSSVIYPDMRLWMDSFVFVNNNFPISPPSYGVATFDNLDKQGNPYSGQLNANLFQAWDTLTSKPINLKTYFVGPNEFNYTLTDSIYLSFFYQGGGVGDRPETQDSLVLQFRLKNNNWRSVWNTSQIGMNPFKQVLVGVLDSNYLWEAFQFRLLYYTSALGNLNQLHIDYVRMNRNRNANDTLIRDVAINKGAWSLLKNYHAMPYTHFVADSSNQKTDKFSIGIRNNDVDIINTQFQFEAYHKSNQLALYPFSVSSRNIFATSDTSESFNIFGFGNLQQNEYVHIKNVFKINPQAGNNTPSGYNSLGNNDEYIQYQDFKNYYAYDDGTAEGGIGLNYEGLPAGRGTFAVKYNLTKADTLAGLAIFFNQSKEDVSARQFKLCVWKNLSNGSVIDEPIYEYSVLAPAYTDSINGFHYYVFDTTIVLPKGDYYVGWSQIAIFNLNVGYDNNYRLEGKEQRNSNILYNLTGVWQNVDISIKGAPMIRPLIGEYSQWALQVKNPSCKENIHNRFVVLPNPNQGFFEIRNIHQQSLNTFYSIRTIEGREIMHGEVITGNLIDMSSLASGIYVLYIQEGDNLQFEKLIKE